DNA from Streptomyces rishiriensis:
GGCGGGGGGCACGCATCGAGGAATTCCCGGCGGAAGCGAGAAGAAGCCGGGTGAATCGCAAGCACGAGCCGAAAATGAGACTGAAGGAATTCCATCAGGTCTTCGGAATCCTGGAAAGCAGCAAGCTGGGGCCCGCACCAAGCGGTGCGGGCCCCAGCTGCCTCATACGCTTTCGCGTCAGGCGGGCGTGATGTTCTCCGCCTGCGGGCCCTTCTGGCCCTGCGTGACGTCGAAGTTCACCTTCTGGCCTTCCTGAAGCTCACGGAAGCCCTGGGTGGCGATGTTCGAGTAGTGAGCGAAAACGTCGGGGCCGCCGCCGTCCTGCTCGATGAAACCGAATCCCTTTTCCGAGTTGAACCACTTGACGGTGCCAGTAGCCATGTCACATCTCCTTCGGGGCAGTGCCCAGAGGTCCACACCGTGTGGACCCATGCGTTGCCACAATGAACCCCGTCCGGATAAGCACCGGAGATACAAAAATGCCCGGCGACAGACAGCCGCCGAGGCACTTGAAGTTTCGGGAACCACAACTGCAACTACTCGAAGCCTAGCACGGTACATACAACCGCACTACCTTTCGCCCACCCGGCGCCGCAGCGGGCGCGCAAGCCTGTACGAAGTCAAATACACGCGAAAGGTTAATTTTCAGATTACACAAGGTGCGCACCAGGAGAACACCCCCGTGGCTCCTGCGCGCGCCGCCCGCCCCGGCGGGGCAGCGCGCCAGCGCGGAGCCGGGCCCGCCCCGGCGCGCTCCGCCCCGCCCCGGCGCGACGGCACGGCACGGCACGGCACGGTCGGCGGTGGGAAAACGCGTCGACAGCGCGGAGCCACGCCCGGCACAGTGGCCGCTTGTGACGAGCAGCGAACTGTGGACCCGCGCGACCGCCGACCGCTACGACGCCGAGGAGAGCGAGAGATCCTCGGCCGCCGCGCTCGGACCGACTCTCGACTTTCTCGCCGAGCTCGCCGGGGACGGCCGGGCACTGGAGTTCGCCATCGGAACGGGACGCGTCGGCGTCCCGCTCCGGGAGCGCGGCGTGCCGGTGGTGGGCATCGAACTGTCCGAGCACATGGCGGCGGTACTGCGGCGCAAGATCGACGAGGACAGGCTCCCGGTCGCCATCGGGGACATGGCCACGACCGTCGTCCCCGGCCGGTTCACCCTGGTGTATCTGGTCTACAACACCATCACGAACCTGCTCACGCAGGAGGAGCAGGTCGAGTGCTTCCGCAACGCCGCACGGCACCTGGCGCCCGGCGGGCGTTTCGTCATCGAGCTGGGGGTGCCGCCCCTGCGGTTCTTGCCGCCCGGGCAGGTCGCGGTGCCGTTCGACGTCTCCGAGCGGCACCTCGGCTTCGACACCTTCGACCTGGTCGAACAGATGCTCGTCTCGCACCACCTCACCCGCGACGCCGAGGACGGCCGCTACCGCCGTGGAGCCTCCCTGCACCGGTACGCGTGGCCGGCCGAGCTCGACCTCATGGCGCGGATCGCGGGACTCGAACCGGAACGGCGTGTCGCGGACTGGGACGGCGCGCCGTTCACCCAGGACTCGGCGAAGCACATCTCGGTGTGGCGCAAGCCGGCCTGACGGACCTTCCTCACCGCCGGGCCGCCCCGCCGTGCGCGGCGACTTCGCCCGGTGATTGGCTGTCCCCGGTTCCGGCAGCCAGTCCATCCACAGGAGGCCCCGTCATGAGCAGTCCCCAGGTACTCGAGTACAAGGTCGTCACCTTCCGCGAGTCACTGATCGGTGACGCGCTGGACAGCGACAAGCTGGAGAAGGTGCTCAACAAGCACGCCGAGGACGGCTGGGCCCTCAAGGCGATCACGTCCGCCGACGTCAAGGGCCGCATCGGGCCCGGCGCGGTCGAGGGCCTGCTCCTCACGCTGGAGCGCCCGCGCCGCTGACGGCAGCGGTACTGCCCGGAGTGCCGCTCCGCGGAAGGCCGTGGAGCGGCCCGGGCCCCGGGTCCGCGTGCCTTCGCCTTCCGTCGGTGACACCCGTGACCATGAAGCCCTCAATGACGCGGAAAGTCACAAAGCTCCCTGTTGTATGGCCTCACGTACAACCGGAGCGAGGGAACATGGCCGACGACACCACTGACGCACGTCCGCCTGACGGGCTGAAGGCCGATGCGATCGGCTTCGTGGACGCCCTCGTCATCGGGCTCAACGCCACCTCGCCGGCGTACTCGCTCGCGGCGGTCATCGGCCCGATCGTGGCGCTGGTCGGCATCTACGCTCCCGGCGTGCTGGTCGCGTCGTTCGTGCCGATGCTGCTGATCGCGTCGGCGTTCTACTACCTCAACAAGGTCGACCAGGACTGCGGCACCACCTTCTCGTGGGTCACCCGGGCCATGGGGCCCTGGGCCGGCTGGCTCGGCGGCTGGGCCATCACCATGACCGGAGTGCTGGTCGTGGGGTCGCTGGCGGACGTCGCCGTGAGCTTCGCGCTGCTCGCCTTCGGCCTCGACAGCTGGGTCGACAACGACTTCGTACGCCAGCTGCTCGCGGTGTTGCTCATCCTCGTGATGACGGCCGTCTGCGTCGTGGGCACCGAGGTGTCCGCCAAGGTGCAGAACGTCCTCATCCTCGCCCAGGTCGTCTGTCTGCTCGCCTTCGTCGTCGTAGCGCTCTACCGCGTCTACGCGGGCACCACGACCTCCGATTCCGTCGAACCGGCGCTCGGCTGGCTCAACCCCTTCGGTGCCGGCGGCTCGACACTGACCGGGGCCCTGTTGCTGGGGGTGTTCATCTACTGGGGCTGGGAGTCCGCGGTCAATCTCACCGAGGAGGTGGAGGACTCCGCCACCGCTCCCGGCAAGGCGGGGATCTGGTCGACGGTCGTCCTTCTGGTGACCTACGTCTCGGTCGGTTTCGCCGTCGTGGCCTATGCCGGAACGGCCTTCCTGGCCGAGAACGCCGACGAGGAGGAGTTCGTCTTCGCTCTCCTCGCCGGTCAGGTGATGGGTGGCTGGGACTGGGTCGTGCTGCTGGCGGTCTCCACCTCCGCGCTGGCCTCGACGCAGACGACGATCATCCCGGCGTCCCGTACGGCGCTGTCCATGGCCCGCCGTCACGCGCTGCCCGCGCACTTCGCGCACATCCACCCGCGGTTCCGTACGCCCGACGTGAGCACCTGGTGGGTCGCCGGCATCGCCATCGCCTGGTACCTCGTCCTCAACCGGATCAGCACCAACGCCCTCTTCGACTCGCTCACCGCGCTGTCGCTGCTGATCGCGTTCTACTACGCCCTCACCGGCGTGGCCTGCGCCGTCTACCACCGCCGCCATCTCACGGAGAGCGTCCGCCACTTCGTGCTCATCGGGGCGGGCCCACTCGTCGGCGCCGGGCTGCTGGCGTGGCTCCTCGTGGAATCGGTCTCCGACATGTCCGATGCCGCGAACTCCTACACCGGCGCCTCGTGGCTCGGGGTCGGCCCCCCGCTCGTCATCGGCGTCGGCATCGCCCTCGCGGGTGTGGTGCTCATGGTGGTGTGGCGGCTGAAGTCACCCGCCTTCTGGTCGGAACGGGCGGGCGTCGCCGATCCCGATCTGGTCCACGGCGTCCCCGGCAAGGAGTCCTGAGATGGCGGTCGTCCTCGGTTACGACGAATCTCCCGGCGCGGTACGCGCCCTGCGCATCGCGATCGAGACGGCGGCCGCGTTCCGCGAGCCGCTGGTGCTGGTCTACGGCGCCGCGGCCCCGGGGCCGGGTGGCGAGGAGTACCGGGCCCACCGGGAAGCGGTCCGCGAGGCCGGACGCGTCGCCCTCGATCACGCCGTCACGGTGGCCGAAGCGGCGGGCGTGTCCACGACCGTCGAGATCATCGACCAGAAACCGGCGCCCGCGCTGGTCGACTCCGCGGCACGCCACGGGGCGCGGTTCATCGTGGTGGGCAGCTGGGGCGAGAGTCCGATGCGCGGGGCGCTGCTGGGCTCGACCCCGCACAAGCTCCTGCACCTGTCGAGTGTTCCGGTGCTCTGCGTCCCGACGGAACCGTGAGCCGCCGGGCCTCCCCGTCACCCCAGGAAACTCAGCCGCACCTGACGGTCGGGGTTGTCCTTGTTCGTGTCCACCAGGCACACCGACTGCCAGGTGCCCAGTTCCAGCCTTCCGTCCACGACCGGCAGGGTCGCATGGGGCGGGACGAAGGCCGGGAGCACGTGGTCGCGGCCGTGGCCGGGGCTGCCGTGCCGGTGCTGCCAACGGTCGTCGGCGGGGAGGAGGGTGTGCAGGGCGGCGAGCAGGTCGTCGTCGCTTCCGGCGCCCGTCTCGATGATCGCGATCCCGGCGGTGGCGTGCGGGACGAAGACGTTGAGCAGACCGCCACGGCCGGCGGCCACCTCACGCAGGAACGTCTCGCAGTCCCCGGTGAGGTCGACGACCCTCTCCCGGGAGCCTGAGGCGATGTGCAGGACTCGGGTGGTGAACGCATCTGACATGCCCCCATCCTCACCCATGCGCCGGGCTGCCCGCCCGATCGCACAGCCGGACCGGGAAGATCCACGCCGGCCCTTCCGTTGGTAGAAGCGTGAACAACTTGCGTGAGGTCGAGGTGGTCGTCATCGGCGCGGGCCAGGCGGGTCTGGCCGGCGCCTATCACCTGCGGCGCACCGGTCTCGAGCCGGAGCGCGACTTCGTGGTGCTGGACCGCGCCCCCGCCCCCGGCGGCGCCTGGCAGTTCAGGTGGCCGTCACTGACGTACGGCAAGGTGCACGGGATGCACGCGCTCCCTGGCATGGAGCTGACGGACGCGGATCCCGCCCGGCCGTCGTCCGAGGTCGTGGCCGAGTACTTCGACGCCTACGAGCGCGCCTTCGACCTGCGAGTACGGCGGCCGGTCGAGGTGCGGGCCGTGCGTGAGGGCTCCGGTGGGCGGCTGCTCGTCGAGACCTCCGACGGCATGTGGTCCGCCCGGGCCCTGATCAACGCCACGGGCACCTGGGACCGGCCGTTCTGGCCGCGCTACCCCGGCCAGGAGACCTTCCGCGGCCGGCAGCTGCACACCGCGCGGTACCCCGGTCCCGAGGCGTTCGCCGGGCTGCGGGTGGTCGTGGTGGGGGGTGGCGCGTCCGGTACCCAGCACCTGCTGGAGATCGCGCCGTACGCGGCGCGGACCACGTGGGTGACACGGCGGCCGCCCGTCTTCCGCGAGGGGCCCTTCGACGAGGGGGCCGGCCGCGCGGCCGTCGCGCTCGTGGAGGAGCGGGTGCGCCAGGGGCTGCCACCGAGGAGCGTGGTGTCCGTGACGGGTCTGCCGCTCAACGACGCGATCCGGCAGGGGCTCGCCGACGGGGTGCTGGACCGGCTGCCCATGTTCGACCGGATCACTCCGGAGGGCGTGGAGTGGGACGACGGGCGCACGGTCGCCGCCGATGTCATCCTGTGGGCGACCGGCTTCCGGGCCGCCATCGACCATCTCGCGCCGCTGCGGCTGCGTGAGCCGGGCGGCGGGATCCGGGTCGAGGGGTCGCGTGCCGTCGCCGATCCGCGCGTTCATCTGGTCGGCTACGGGCCTTCTGCCAGCACCATCGGCGCCAACCGGGCCGGCCGCGCGGCCGTACGGGACATCAGGCGGCTGCTCGCGGGAGAGGCGGTCGCCGCCTGACGTCCCACCAGGTCAGCCGGCCGCCGCCGACTGACTCTTCGGGCTCCGCTGGTTGCGAGTGAACTCGGCGACGTTGCGCTGGTGTTCCGCGTAGTTCGCCGTGAAGCGGGTGTCGCCCGGCTTGACCGTGACGAAGTACAGCCAGTCGCCCGGGGTGGGACTGATGGCCGCGCGCAGCGCCTCCTCACCGGGGTTGTCGATCGGCGTCGGCGGCAGACCCATGCGCTGGTAGGAGTTGTAGGGGCTCTCGACACGGGTGTCGTTCTCCGTCGTCTTGAGCGTGAAGCGGTTCAGCGCGTAGTTGATGGTGGAGTCCATCTGCAACGGCATGCCGCGCTCCAGGCGGTTGAACACGACCCTGGCCACCTTGCCCATGTCCGCCTTGGTGGCGGCCTCGGCCTGCACGAGGCTGGCGACGGTGACCGCCTGGTAGACGTTCATGGCGTTGCGCTGCGCGCCGGCCGCCGTCGGCGCCCCGTTGAACCTCTTGTTGGCGGTGTCGACCATGTAGGCCAGCAGGGTCTGCGGCGTCGCCTTCTCGTCCAGCGGATACGTCGCCGGGAAGAGGTAGCCCTCCGGGTTCCCCTCCGCCTCGTTCGGCAGCTTCAGCCCGGCCTTCGGCAACGCGTTCCGGGTGGTGCCGGCCGGCAGGGCGAGCGCCTTGTCGACGGCCTCGTAGACCTGGCTCGCGCGCCAGCCCTCCGGGATGACCAGGGTGGCCGGCTTCGGCTTCTCCCCCGGGCTCTCCAGGCTCAGCAGCGGCACCGCCACGGCGGCGCCGGCCACGAAGGCTCCGGTCGCGATGAGGACGAGACGGCCCCGGCGCGTCAGTCGAATCGTGCTCCGTGGCGGAGTGTTCATCTGCATGCGGGCACGGTAACCCTCATATCATGACAACTCCGACACGACTTGCCATACTTTCATCTTGTCGGCTCCAGGCGGGCGTCCCGTCGCACCAGCGCCGCGTACCGCCCGTTCCGCTCCAACAGCTCCTCGTGCGTGCCCCGTTCGGCCACCTGGCCGGAGTCGAGGACCACGATCTGGTCGGCACCCCGAATGGTGGACAGCCGGTGGGCGATGGTGAGCGTGGTGCGGTTGGCCGACAAGGCGTCGATGGCCTGCTGGACGGCCTGTTCCGTGCCGGTGTCGAGGGCGCTGGTCGCCTCGTCGAGGATCAGTACCGGCGGGTCGCGCAGGATGGTGCGGGCGATGGCCAGCCGCTGCTTCTCACCACCGGAGAACCGGTGGCCGCGCTCGCCGACCACCGTGTCGTAGCCGTCGGACAGGGCGGCGATGTGGTCGTGGATCTGCGCCGCCCGCGCGGCCGCGTACAGCTCCTCGTCGGTGGCGTCCGGCTTGGCGAAGCGCAGGTTGTCGGCGACCGTGGCGTGGAAGAGGTACGTCTCCTGCGAGACGACGCCGACCGCGCGCGCGAGGGTGTCGAAGTCGAGATCCCGGACGTCGACGCCATCCAGGGTGACCCGGCCGCCCGTCACGTCGTAGAGGCGCGGCACCAGGTAGCCCAGCGTGGACTTGCCGGCGCCGGTCGGGCCGACCACCGCGAGGCTGCCGCCGGCCGGGACGTCGATGTCGATGCCGTCCAGGACGGGACCGCCCTTGTCGTCGTACCGGAAGGCGACGCTCTCGAAGCGGACCTCGCCCTTGATCCGGTCGAGACGGATCGCGTCGTCCCGCTCGGTGATGTCGACGGGCAGGTCGAGGTACTCGAAGATGCGCTGGAAGAGGGCGAGGGAGGCCTGGATCTGCACACCGGTCGACAGGAGGCTGACGGCCGGGCGGAACAGCCCCTGCTGGAGCGAGACGAAGGCGACGATCGTGCCGAGGGAGACGTCGGGGCCGCCCAACTGGAGGGCCACGCCCGCGGTCCAGTAGATGAACGCCGGCATGGCGGACATGACGATCCCGATCACGGCCATCCGCCAGCGTCCGGCCATGTTCGACCGCACCTCGAGGTCGACCAACTGCTCGGACTCGTCGGCGAAGGACCGCGTGAGGGAGTCGGAGCGGCCCATCGTGCGGCCGAGCAGGATGCCGCTGACCGACAGCGACTCGGTGACCGTGGCGGCCATCGCGGCCATCTGCTTCTGACGCTGGGTGGTGATCTTCTTGCGTTCGTTGCCCACGCGGCGGCTGATCCAGACGAACACCGGCAGCAGGAGCAGCGAGACGACGGTCAGCCGCCAGTCGAGGGCGACCATCGCGATGATGGTGGCGACCACGCTGGTGAAGTTGGAGACCAGCGAGGTGGCGGTGGAGGTGACGGTGGCCTGCATCCCGCCGATGTCGTTGGCGATGCGGGACTGCACCTCGCCGGTGCGTGTGCGCGTGAAGAAGGCGAGAGACATCCGCTGGAGGCGGTCGTAGACGGCCGTCCGCAGGTCGTGCATGACGCGCTGGCCGACGGTCGTGGAGATCAGGGTCTGCAGGACGCCGAAGACACCGCTCAGGACGGCGCTGAGGATCATGCCGAGGGCGAGGAGGCTCAGCAGGCCGGTGCGCCCCTCGGGAATGGCGACGTCCAGCGTCTCCTTCAAGAGGAACGGGGTGGCGACGGCGACCAGCGAGGCGGCGGCGACCAGCACGCCGACGACCGCGAGCCGGGCACGGTAGGGCTTGAAGAGGGTCAGGATGCGGCGTACCTGTCGGGGCTGTTCGGACGAGGCGCCGGGCGAGGGGGTCCAGTCGATGTGATCGCGGGGCATGGCTCCTACGGAGGGTGAGACGGGGAGGACTGACGGAGCATAGCTCATTGTTACCTATACTCACAATGAACGGCGTCCTGATATTGTTCCCGTATGACCACCCCCGATTCCGACAGTCTGCTCGCCGAGCAGCTGCTGCGGCTCACGCGCCGGGTGCACCGCATCCAGAAGCACCACCTGGAGCGGAGCGGGCTCGGCGTCACCCCGGCCCAGGCCCGGTTGCTGCGCACACTGGCGCACTGCGACTCGCCGCCGCGCATGGCCGACCTCGCCGAGCGGCTCGAGGTGGTGCCCCGGGCCGTCACGACGCTGGTGGACGGGCTGGAGGGGAGCGGCAAGGTGCGTCGGGTGCCGGACCCCACCAACCGGCGTGTGATCCGGATCGAGCTCACGGAGGACGGCCGCGGGGCCCTGCGGCAGCTGAGGGGCGCACGGATGTCCGCTGCGGAGGAGATCCTCGATCCGCTGACGGAGCTCGAGCGTCAGGTGCTGAGCGGGTTGCTGGACGCGTTGGTGGACGGGCCACCGGACCGGACGCCGAAGCAGGGACAGGGACCGGGACAAGGACCGGGGCACGAACACGGACACGACCACGGACCGCGGCAGGGGCGCAACTGCTGAATCTCGCGGAACCGGCCGTGGCCGCCCCTCCGTACCACTGGAGGGGTGGCCACGGCCGTTGCGTCGGCGCCGTGCGTTCAACTGCTCTCGGGCACGGCCTCCTTGGCGGGTCCGGCGGAGACGACCACCGGTGTCCCTGCCTCCGC
Protein-coding regions in this window:
- a CDS encoding cold-shock protein, encoding MATGTVKWFNSEKGFGFIEQDGGGPDVFAHYSNIATQGFRELQEGQKVNFDVTQGQKGPQAENITPA
- a CDS encoding class I SAM-dependent DNA methyltransferase, yielding MTSSELWTRATADRYDAEESERSSAAALGPTLDFLAELAGDGRALEFAIGTGRVGVPLRERGVPVVGIELSEHMAAVLRRKIDEDRLPVAIGDMATTVVPGRFTLVYLVYNTITNLLTQEEQVECFRNAARHLAPGGRFVIELGVPPLRFLPPGQVAVPFDVSERHLGFDTFDLVEQMLVSHHLTRDAEDGRYRRGASLHRYAWPAELDLMARIAGLEPERRVADWDGAPFTQDSAKHISVWRKPA
- a CDS encoding DUF4177 domain-containing protein, with translation MSSPQVLEYKVVTFRESLIGDALDSDKLEKVLNKHAEDGWALKAITSADVKGRIGPGAVEGLLLTLERPRR
- a CDS encoding APC family permease → MADDTTDARPPDGLKADAIGFVDALVIGLNATSPAYSLAAVIGPIVALVGIYAPGVLVASFVPMLLIASAFYYLNKVDQDCGTTFSWVTRAMGPWAGWLGGWAITMTGVLVVGSLADVAVSFALLAFGLDSWVDNDFVRQLLAVLLILVMTAVCVVGTEVSAKVQNVLILAQVVCLLAFVVVALYRVYAGTTTSDSVEPALGWLNPFGAGGSTLTGALLLGVFIYWGWESAVNLTEEVEDSATAPGKAGIWSTVVLLVTYVSVGFAVVAYAGTAFLAENADEEEFVFALLAGQVMGGWDWVVLLAVSTSALASTQTTIIPASRTALSMARRHALPAHFAHIHPRFRTPDVSTWWVAGIAIAWYLVLNRISTNALFDSLTALSLLIAFYYALTGVACAVYHRRHLTESVRHFVLIGAGPLVGAGLLAWLLVESVSDMSDAANSYTGASWLGVGPPLVIGVGIALAGVVLMVVWRLKSPAFWSERAGVADPDLVHGVPGKES
- a CDS encoding universal stress protein — translated: MAVVLGYDESPGAVRALRIAIETAAAFREPLVLVYGAAAPGPGGEEYRAHREAVREAGRVALDHAVTVAEAAGVSTTVEIIDQKPAPALVDSAARHGARFIVVGSWGESPMRGALLGSTPHKLLHLSSVPVLCVPTEP
- a CDS encoding YjbQ family protein — protein: MSDAFTTRVLHIASGSRERVVDLTGDCETFLREVAAGRGGLLNVFVPHATAGIAIIETGAGSDDDLLAALHTLLPADDRWQHRHGSPGHGRDHVLPAFVPPHATLPVVDGRLELGTWQSVCLVDTNKDNPDRQVRLSFLG
- a CDS encoding NAD(P)-binding domain-containing protein; protein product: MNNLREVEVVVIGAGQAGLAGAYHLRRTGLEPERDFVVLDRAPAPGGAWQFRWPSLTYGKVHGMHALPGMELTDADPARPSSEVVAEYFDAYERAFDLRVRRPVEVRAVREGSGGRLLVETSDGMWSARALINATGTWDRPFWPRYPGQETFRGRQLHTARYPGPEAFAGLRVVVVGGGASGTQHLLEIAPYAARTTWVTRRPPVFREGPFDEGAGRAAVALVEERVRQGLPPRSVVSVTGLPLNDAIRQGLADGVLDRLPMFDRITPEGVEWDDGRTVAADVILWATGFRAAIDHLAPLRLREPGGGIRVEGSRAVADPRVHLVGYGPSASTIGANRAGRAAVRDIRRLLAGEAVAA
- the mltG gene encoding endolytic transglycosylase MltG, whose translation is MQMNTPPRSTIRLTRRGRLVLIATGAFVAGAAVAVPLLSLESPGEKPKPATLVIPEGWRASQVYEAVDKALALPAGTTRNALPKAGLKLPNEAEGNPEGYLFPATYPLDEKATPQTLLAYMVDTANKRFNGAPTAAGAQRNAMNVYQAVTVASLVQAEAATKADMGKVARVVFNRLERGMPLQMDSTINYALNRFTLKTTENDTRVESPYNSYQRMGLPPTPIDNPGEEALRAAISPTPGDWLYFVTVKPGDTRFTANYAEHQRNVAEFTRNQRSPKSQSAAAG
- a CDS encoding ABC transporter ATP-binding protein; the encoded protein is MPRDHIDWTPSPGASSEQPRQVRRILTLFKPYRARLAVVGVLVAAASLVAVATPFLLKETLDVAIPEGRTGLLSLLALGMILSAVLSGVFGVLQTLISTTVGQRVMHDLRTAVYDRLQRMSLAFFTRTRTGEVQSRIANDIGGMQATVTSTATSLVSNFTSVVATIIAMVALDWRLTVVSLLLLPVFVWISRRVGNERKKITTQRQKQMAAMAATVTESLSVSGILLGRTMGRSDSLTRSFADESEQLVDLEVRSNMAGRWRMAVIGIVMSAMPAFIYWTAGVALQLGGPDVSLGTIVAFVSLQQGLFRPAVSLLSTGVQIQASLALFQRIFEYLDLPVDITERDDAIRLDRIKGEVRFESVAFRYDDKGGPVLDGIDIDVPAGGSLAVVGPTGAGKSTLGYLVPRLYDVTGGRVTLDGVDVRDLDFDTLARAVGVVSQETYLFHATVADNLRFAKPDATDEELYAAARAAQIHDHIAALSDGYDTVVGERGHRFSGGEKQRLAIARTILRDPPVLILDEATSALDTGTEQAVQQAIDALSANRTTLTIAHRLSTIRGADQIVVLDSGQVAERGTHEELLERNGRYAALVRRDARLEPTR
- a CDS encoding MarR family winged helix-turn-helix transcriptional regulator; this encodes MTTPDSDSLLAEQLLRLTRRVHRIQKHHLERSGLGVTPAQARLLRTLAHCDSPPRMADLAERLEVVPRAVTTLVDGLEGSGKVRRVPDPTNRRVIRIELTEDGRGALRQLRGARMSAAEEILDPLTELERQVLSGLLDALVDGPPDRTPKQGQGPGQGPGHEHGHDHGPRQGRNC